The Vitis vinifera cultivar Pinot Noir 40024 chromosome 8, ASM3070453v1 genome segment AGCACTCTGCATAAGTTTGAAACCGCTTATAGGAACTCCCCCAAAGAAGCAGAAGAGGATATATTCTCACCTTTTACATCTTTACATCCTTTGGTAATGGCAAGCTCCAAGAAGGGTTTTGAAACTTTGGACACGGTTTGTCTTCTTATCTGTAAAAGTTTCTGTTCTCACAattcatttccttcttctttttactAGAGGGACATCCCTCAcattcattcctcatttcctttcGTACACATTCAAATGCCTTGTGGTAGCCCACTTATGTTGCATAGGAACCTAAATTAGGTTTCATTTGCACCCTTTTCACTCAGCCATATCTTTGGAATGTGGTTAACCCGCCCATATGCACTCCTTTAGTTGCATTTATGTGCAATTActccaagtgtacaaggccaatgtactaaatgtacaagggtgtacaagggtgtgtacCTTAAGGtaattcaagtgattttgaagaacttagtcATCAACATTTTCCACTCGTCGTGCACATTCCTAACACATATCGGTTGACAACACACTCCTTCCacgtatattatttgatatctacCATGTTAGTTCATTGTTTTAGCTCCCCCACATTACTTATGCGTAGGAACCGAAACGAGGGTTAAggttttccaccttttccctcatCCACGAGAATGGGAACATTGtttccccacccatatgcacttgttcggtcgtcccttcggtggattgcataactgtacaagtcatttacactaactgtacaacccaaatgtgctaactgtacaagtgtgtacaaccttacctatattgaaggatttcaactttttttgaaaacaatcgttgctcatttccttcttctttttactAGGGGGACATCCCTCAcattcattcctcatttcccttcgtacacattcaaatGCCTTGTGGTAGCCCACTTATGTTGCataggaacctaaattgggtttcattttcaccCTTTTCACTCACCCATATCTTTGGAATGTGGTTAACCCGCCCATATGCGCTCCTTTAGTTGCATTTATGTGCAATTGctccaagtgtacaaggcctttacaccaagtgtacaaggccaatgtactaaatgtacaagggtgtacaagggtgtgtacCTTAAGGtaattcaagtgattttgaagaacttagtcATCAACATTTTCCACTCGTCGTGCACATTCCTAACACATATCGGTTGACAACACACTCCTTCCacgtatattatttgatatctacCATGTTAGTTCATTGTTTTAGCTCCCCCACATTACTTATGCGTAGGAACCGAAACGAGGGTTAAggttttccaccttttccctcatccactagaatggaaacattgtttccccacccatatgcacttgttcggtcgtcccttcggtggattgcataactgtacaagccatttacactaactgtacaacccaaatgtgctaactgtacaagtgtgtacaaccttacctatattgaaggatttcaactttttttgaaaacaatcgttgctcatttccttcttctttttactAGGGGGACATCCCTCAcattcattcctcatttcccttcgtacacattcaaatGCCTTGTAGTAGCCCACTTATGTTGCataggaacctaaattgggtttcattttcaccCTTTTCACTCACCCATATCTTTGGAATGTGGTTAACCCGCCCATATGCGCTCCTTTAGTTGCATTTATGTGCAATTGctccaagtgtacaaggcctttacaccaagtgtacaaggccaatgtactaaatgtacaagggtgtacaagggtgtgtacCTTAAGGtaattcaagtgattttgaagaacttagtcATCAACATTTTCCACTCGTCGTGCACATTCCTAACACATATCGGTTGACAACACACTCCTTCCacgtatattatttgatatctacCATGTTAGTTCATTGTTTTAGCTCCCCCACATTACTTATGCGTAGGAACCGAAACGAGGGTTAAggttttccaccttttccctcatCCACGAGAATGGGAACATTGtttccccacccatatgcacttgttcggtcgtcccttcggtggattgcataactgtacaagtcatttacactaactgtacaacccaaatgtgctaactgtacaagtgtgtacaaccttacctatattgaaggatttcaactttttttgaaaacaatcgttgctcatttccttcttctttttactAGGGGGACATCCCTCAcattcattcctcatttcccttcgtacacattcaaatGCCTTGTGGTAGCCCACTTATGTTGCataggaacctaaattgggtttcattttcaccCTTTTCACTCACCCATATCTTTGGAATGTGGTTAACCCGCCCATATGCGCTCCTTTAGTTGCATTTATGTGCAATTGctccaagtgtacaaggcctttacaccaagtgtacaaggccaatgtactaaatgtacaagggtgtacaagggtgtgtacCTTAAGGtaattcaagtgattttgaagaacttagtcATCAACATTTTCCACTCGTCGTGCACATTCCTAACACATATCGGTTGACAACACACTCCTTCCacgtatattatttgatatctacCATGTTAGTTCATTGTTTTAGCTCCCCCACATTACTTATGCGTAGGAACCGAAACGAGGGTTAAggttttccaccttttccctcatccacgagaatggaaacattgtttccccacccatatgcacttgttcgGTCGTTCCTTCGGTGGATTGCATAACTGTACAAGCcatttacactaactgtacaacccaaatgtgctaactgtacaagtgtgtacaacccTACCTACATTGAAGGATtacaactttttttgaaaaaaattgttgatgGTGGTGTTTACTTATTGTTGGTAAGTGTTATGACAAACAATTTCCGTCTCCTTCTATTCGCCTTGTTATCTTGGGTAACAACACATAATTTCAATAAGCCAATTTGTTGCCTTTATGAAAAACTCTCATTTGATGTTGATGTGAGGACAAATTTCTTTGAGGTTTCTAATTCAACAGCTTCATGCAAAATCAGATAGTTAATTCACATTTTATGGCTTTAGAGGtttattttctcataattttCATCCTTCcaatattcttaaattattagtATGTTgacttcttttgtttgtaagacAGATTTATGACTCTGCATCAATGGAAAATTATGTGCACAGTATTGAGTGACGGATAATAGGAGAACTTAAACGAGTACATGACCGTGTCAAATTGCATCTTTTCATGTTCGTTTttagatgaagcaaataaatgatcttttatccttgaactaattgtttttccctttatgtGTGCAGGTGGGTAGATTCTTGAAGTGGGAGCTTTGTCACGATTAAtacaaatacttcaaaataaGAGGCTTAACATCATATGAAAGATGAGAAGAGAACAAACAGAGAAGTGTAGATGATCAAGATAGTTTATTTTATAGGAAGCCAATCTATGTTAAGAGTTGGATAATAAGATACCAACCTTCTTTTAAGTTTTTACATTGTaactattttcatcaaatagtaTCATATACGTTTCGGGACATGTAATTATGCATTTCATTCCAATTAAAATTCCAATGTATTGAACTTAAATTTTGGTTATTTTGCAGTTTATCAGCAcatgtttcttgtttttaaattttgttttccctccGTTTATATTGGTTGTTGGACAAATAATGTCTCATTCTCATTTCATGTCGTTCTCCAAGTTTGCTGAAGAATTTCTTTACTTGctgattttgaagaacttactCATTTACTTTTTCCAATATTCAGGGACATTCCTCACACATATTACTTGAATGGTGCCTCATTGCACGTATTTTATGTGATGGCTACcatgttaattaattttattagctCCCATACTAATGATGCATATGAAGCAAAACGAGGATTAGCTTTTTCATCCTTTTCCCTTATCCATGAGAGTGGAAGCATTGTTttcccacccatatgcacttgtttGGTCGTCCCTATTATGGATTTctccaactgtacaaggcatttacactaagtgtacaaggccaatgtgctaactgtacaagggtgtacaaggctacctaaCTTAAGGGTTTTCAAACGAATTTCGAAAAATTCtttgctcatttattttttcaatattctttcaaacCTCCCTCCTTCCTATATTCATCCTCCTTACTTTCGAGTGACATAGTATCTTCTAAATGCCTTGATTTATGTAAGTGTTGTATGTGTGCATAatgttttttgaattattaCCATTACTTAAGTCTTGACATAATGGACATGTTGATCTATTAGTTATTGTATTTagaatcttgaaattttatccGAATGCATTATATAACTGGATATAATTGGAAGGACCCCTTCCATATATGGTTGCATAATTGAAGTAACCCCTAGCCCTAGCCTTTATGTGAGGGCAGTGATAACTTTCGAATGGTGCCTTCCATTATCCCCTTCACCAGCCCTGTCTCAGGCCCTTCGGACATGGATTGAAGGcaaatcaaattgaaaacttacaaaGCGATGTCATTTCAATATGCATGATTTCTAGTTTATAATTTAACCCCATTTAATGCAAAACCACAGTCATACACTGTTGACTCCCCAAGAGGCAAGGACCTACTTGAGAGATAATGAGTCGGCCACCTCGACCGGTACACGATCGGTACACGACCGGGAAAgtgtaaccggtcgaccggtgaCCTACCTGGACGCCCTGTCGCACACACCCTCGCCTGTAACAGCCGATCAGATGGATCAGGCGAAAGATGGAGGTTGTACTATATCATACAAAAATTTTTTGCACCCACATAATTTTTTGACATACttaatgttttgattttggaaacaaatagttaaaaaaattgcaCTTGGGcccattaaaatgataatcattaaaagtaAACGTATAATTCACATAAGACAAaagaaatcatatatatatatagtcagcTGAAATATAGAGGAAACAtagacatatatatacataaacatagacatatatatatatagtcaagTGAAATATAGAGTAAACAAAGACAACAGACACAAAGATGGCAATGATTTGCATGTACTTATGCTAATCCTATATAGCTATCGCTGCTATCACGacttaggaggtggtggtggaaacACGGATCGGATGTAAGCCATCATGTCCTCATGCTGACTGTCCTGGCGATCAAGCCTCTGGAGGATATGCGCAAAGGTAGCCTGCTGctgatccatgcgatcctcAATACTCTGAAATCTCTGCTGCATAGACTGGAATTGCTCGGTGAAGCCTGTCTGATAAtgatccatgcgatcctccatAGAGTGGAATCGCATATCCTTGACAATTGCTAGCTCCTCAATCCGAGCGCCCAGTGAGCTGATCTGAGCACCTAAATCAATCCAAGCCTGACTAGGTCCGTATGGAGCTTTATGAGGTGATGTTTGCGCCAGAGGTGGATCAGTGAATGATGGCTGCGAAGATGTTCCGGCTGTGTGCATTGCCTCAAATGTCATCCCCCCTGATACCGTCGACCGCAACTGGCAGCCCTCGGACTGCTGTGCAGGTATTTCAACCTCAGTCTGTGTATGCTCATAATCTCTCTGAGGGGCAACCCCACCCTCCATCTCCCCAATCTCCGCCTCCTCCTCAACGGCAGGCTGTGGTACTGGTCGCTCCACTTTCCTAATCCATGCTCCTTCAGGCCCCTTCTCAAACTTCATACGGGCCAACGATTGCTCATCATATGTGTCATAACTACTTGGGGCCTCAAAGTCCTGCTCCTTGCTCAAATCAACCCCcgcatccttgaatactcgtGTCAGAAAACGGCCATAGGGGAGAACACGTGTGGAGCTCTCGCAGCATGCAagcatgtgcatcatcatcacaTATCCAACGTCAATCCGTCTCCCCCTCATAATCGAATCAATGATAAATGCCTCCAGATATGATACCTCATCTCGGTGGCCGCCTCGTGGCAAGAGAATGTATAGGATCATGTGGTGAAGGATGCGAGATCTAACTGTCAGGCTATGTGctgatggtttgcccatcccccgTGCATCAGCAAGGCCGCACATCCTCTGTATCGCCTCTGTAGGCTCGAAACCCGCCACAGTGGGCCAACCCTTAGACTCATATACCCTGAGTCCGACTGGAGCGATGTCTAAAATGCGGCATATGCTCTCCGGGTCAAGCTTGATCTGCACACCTCTAACGGTCGAAACAATCGGCCCTCCGTGTCCATATGTCACTCGTGAATAGAATGCCCTCACTAATGTCGGAAATATCGGCTCGGAAATAGTGACTAATGGCAGCCACCCCATACGTGCGAATAGTCCCTCAAAGTCGAAATGCTGTAGTTGGgagaaattaatatttctccCTGGAACAACCTTCCTGTGGGAAAACTTCTGCTTGTACCTTTGATATTCCTCCATTGAAGTGAAAAGACCGGTGTCAAACCTTGCCTTTCGGCGGGCCTCCGCCTCACCGGGCTGAGATGGCTCagcagggcgcttgccctgTGCCCTAGAGGCAGCCGTATCTCTCCTAGGCGGCATGAGAGAGTGAAACTGAATGGGACGACGGTGGTAGAGAAATAGAGGAGCAGCTCAAAGTGATAACAAACCGAAGCAAAGGAGATTGGCGCGCTGGAACAGGTGAGAAACCGCCTTTGACGCGCGCTGATCAAGGACCCCTTCCAATACACACGGCCGACCTCCCAAATATCATTCCACACCCTTCAAAACCCACTCCGAAGCCATGAAATAGCTGCAATGCCGTTCAAAGTAGGTTTCCCACCAAGCTGAATACCCAAAACCCTTGAAGGCTGACAATGTCAAAATGCCGCACGGGGGGTATTTCAAAAGACAACCCCACGAATGCCTCGCTCGCTCCACTCGCGGTTGACCCCCTCTGTAAGTAAGAAGCCGAACAGTCGCTTTGGCTTGGAAAGTGTTAGAGTTGCTTTGACTCTTACAATTCCGAGACTCTATAACAATgatatgaaattgaattttcatttataattgatttaaattgaATACCTATGACtgcaaacatatatatatatatatatatatatatatatatatatatatatatatatatatatatatatatatatatatatatatatatatataagtgataatttaaatttataaataaataattaaataatttaaggaaATTTCATATTGAGATATAAAGTTTTCTTAAATTGTTGGAATAGTAGAAGATAATTACATTTTGTAAATTAAactagataaaataaaaaattattggaaatttgtttttatttttttattcttttgggGTTGGCTTaatgtttattttctattttaaatcttattattgaatataataatattgatttaatggatattttgtttttattcttaaaaaataacatttacgactcctaaatttttaaaagtaattaacaTGTTACAAACTAAATTGTAAATAACCATTTTAGGATCTTAGACTAacttaatatttagtttttaatcaattacaaaatatgatatatatatatatatatatatattttgtgtaCAATTTATCTacatacccttttttttttcatgaaatttcGGGATAAAATGACATATTTTGACATTTGGAGATGGtaaattattgatattgttAAAGTAAAACTTAAAGGTTTAAATCCAAATATAATTgaatagattttattattttaaaaaatatacatgaaataaaataaaagtgtttCATAAATTTTGCTAAATATATAAAgtctatttggtaactattttcaaaaacaattacgAGAAATTACTTTTGAAAACTAATCTaagatgttttgtaaaacaaggTCAATTTaagaaccaaaaatatttttaatatttttaaatatgatttaaaaataatttgtatgtttaatgttttatttttaaaaatagctaaCCTTTTTTCTCTAGCTATTATATgttttatcaataattacagACAAAACATCAATTTTTTCATAGCAAAAACAATGTCAACATATGTTCGACCGGTCGAAGACATGCGCGATATGTGAAACGACCGGTCGACCGGCCATcttcaaccggtcgacccccggTCGCAAGACAAcatttcattttctctctctcccagtagctgTGTGTGACCGGTTGAGTAATCATATCGTCCGGTCGATTTGAGGTCGATCATAGGTCGAGGTACCGGTCGAGTGCAGTTTCgacactctctctctcccagtggctgGTTGGTACCGTGGTCAACCGGTCGATATCCGGTCGAATACCGGTCGGAACTATTTTTTacattctctctctcccagtggctgTATGTGACCGGTTGAGGATGGTGGCTTCCCGGTCGTGTGTACACCATTGACCGGTCGTTACCCGGTCGAATACTTGTCGAGGGTTtagtaaccggtcgaccggatTTGTTTCCCCAGTCGTAAACCCAGTCGATACCCGACCGCGACAACtgttatcttcttttttttcaaaatgttttgtATGAAATTTTTCTTGCTGACGTAGTACCCCTCATACAGTGTGTCCTCCAAATGCAAGTTATCAAAGTGAAAATACTTATGTAAGATAGAtggataatttgttttttatttgtcaaATAGATAAGCCATAATATTCGCAATACATTGTCATGTGTATGTACTTTTTCCTGTATAATGTACAATCAGCTTTAAAAATCCTCGTCACATCCTATTGAAAAGTGTATCTCAAACTGCCATGAATCGATGCCGATGCGCATTATGTGATGAAAGCAATAATCTGCCCAGTAGCTTCAATCTATACTTCTTCATCTTGGCCTGCACTCATTCATGTTTAAAAGACATATAAGGAAAGGTTAAATAAGTTGCCTATGCTAtgcaatttttatataaatgatgGCATAGTGAAAGCCTATATGTACATACCACATCGATCGATTTGGAGAGTCCCCCATTGGACCAGTTGTCCatgaatttcataataaaaacgCCGCAGTCATTGCTAACAGAAAGAGTAATTTGTAAGAACTTAAAAAGCGTGAAATGGGGAgtataaaatttggaaaatgctatgaaatcaaattaaactTAATTGTGGTAAACACTAACTCATTTGGTTGGCATGGTACGTCTGGCATGACAAAACTGTACATGTTCAAGTCTACAGCAACCATTTCTTTCTTGTCGGCAACAAGCATTAGAACAACTTTGGCCTTAAAGAAGCAAAGTAATTGACATTCAAACTTACAGTATGTTGTACAATGCAACTAATATTAGGGGAGTGGAAGGAACCTTACCAATTTTTGTTGTATTCCAGTCATACAACTCCTTTTTCGTCCAGGCCGAGAATCCAGGAGCTGGATTCGCTTATTATGCAAGTCATAGACATAAAGTGTCCaatggtttttaaaaaggaCCGGTAAGTAGACCTTCATGATGCCACATACA includes the following:
- the LOC132254151 gene encoding uncharacterized protein LOC132254151, yielding MHDTSLTRGNLASFQGDSWIGNDVVDAFCRMLQFDDESRTKLFLSPYIADMVIRSNAKYLTHDAIVARFDPYMYAFDGSYQHVTQVYLPVLFKNHWTLYVYDLHNKRIQLLDSRPGRKRSCMTGIQQKLAKVVLMLVADKKEMVAVDLNMYSFVMPDVPCQPNDNDCGVFIMKFMDNWSNGGLSKSIDVAKMKKYRLKLLGRLLLSSHNAHRHRFMAV